GTCTCTTCAGGACTCACGATCCCGGCCCGGAGGTAGAGGTTCTCTGCGGAGATCCGGAGCGCCTTGGCGATCTGCGCCAGGACCTCGGCGGACGGCTTGCGGAGTCCCCGCTCGATCTGGCTCAGGTAGGGGTTGGACACGCCAGCCTGCTCGGCGAGCTGCCGCAGCGAGAGCCGCGCCTGGAGGCGCTGCTCCCGGAGGTAGTCACCGAGAGACCCGACGGTCTTCCCGACCTTTCCCTTGGCCATGCCTCCATCGTGCTAGCCGCTGCTAGCAAAATGCAAACACAGCTAGCGTGATGCCCTTCACAGAGCCCAACACGGAGGTCGAGCCTGTCGAGACCACGCTGCAGGCCAGGCCCGGACCCACCACGCCAACCCACCACGCAGGGGGTTTCGTGGCTCGCTGGCGCTCGCACCTCAACCTCCGACCGTCCCCACGGAGGTCGAGCCTGTCGAGACCTCAGAAGCAGGCGCGGATCTCCCCCACCGGCTTCCCGCCCCCGAGCACCTCGAACCGACCGGTACGCCGCACGGCCTCCGCGTCGACACCGGGCTCGTCCAGCACTCCCGACCGCTCCAAGGCCGCCGCCATCAGCACCGGCCGCACCCGCACCGCTCCGTCGTCGGTCTTGAGCGCGAACGCCCGCCCATCGGGCAGCGCCACCGCGTAGCACGACTCGGCCCCGGCCTTCCCGATCGCGCCGGGGATCGCGGTCAGGAGCTCGCGCTCGTCGCGCCGCGTCCCGGAGACGTACTCCGGGTGGGCCCGGATCGCGTCAGCCACCCGCCGCGACCGCTCGTCGTCCTGGTCGTTCCCGTCCAGCCCCAGCGCGAGCCGCCGGAACGATCGCGCCAGACCGGTGAGCGAGGTCGACAGCAGCGGCGCCCCGCACCCGTCGACGGCAACGGCCGTCACCGGCTCACCGGTCATCTCCGAGAACGTCTCCCGGATCGCCACCTGCAGCGGGTGCTCGGGGTCGCGGTAGGTCGCGGTGTCCCAGCCGTTGACGACACAGGTCGCGAGCATGGCGGCGTGCTTCCCGGAGCAGTTCATGAGGACTTGCGCCTTCCCCCCGCCACCACGCATGACCGCCTCGCGCGCCTCGTCGTCCAGCGGATAGTCCGGGGGCGTCTGCAGCGCCGACTCATCGAGCCCCGCACCCTTGAGGATCCGCCGCGCCCCGTCGACGTGGATCTCCTCGCCCGAGTGGGAGGCGCAGGCGAGGGCCAGCAGCTCCCGCTCTAGGTCGAGGCCCAGCCGCACCATCGCCAGCGCCTGGATCGGCTTGTTGCACGACCGTGGCAGCACCGGCGACACGACGTCGCCGACCGACCAGTCCGTCGAGCCGTCCGCACGCAACGCGAGCAGCGAGCCGTAGTGGTGTCCCTCCACGAAGCCCGACCGGACGATCTCGGCGACGGTCACCGGCGCGCTCATGAGGTCCCGCACCGGCTGTAGTCGTCCTCGAGTCGCACGATGTCGTCCTCCCCGGTGTAGTGGCCCCGCTGGATCTCGATGATCACCAGCTGCTCGTCACCGTTGTTGCAGATCCGGTGCGCGGCCCCGACCGGTACGTCGACGTGCTCACCCAGCCGCGCGACGACGGTCTCACCGTCGATGATGCAGGTGGCGGTGCCGGCCACGACGAGCCAGTGCTCCGAGCGGTGCTCATGCGTCTGGTAGGACAGCCGGTGGCCGGGGCTGACCTCGATCCGCTTGACCTTGTAGCCCGGGCCCTCGTCCAGCACGCTCCAGCGTCCCCAGGGGCGCTCGGCCGACATCTCGTGGGATGACACAGCCTGCACCCTAGCCAGTGGTCCTGAGCGGTCTGGGTGGCAGGATGCATCCGTGCCACCGCCGTCCGTGCCCCAGCACTGCCCCAGCCCGCGGGAGCTCGACGACCTCGAGCTCCTGGCCTCGGGTGCGCTCGCGCCGACCGCAGCCTTCAACGAGCCGGGCAGCCCCGTCACGCTCACACTGCCCGCCGAACTCGGGGAGGCCGAAACCGTCGAGCTGGTGGACCCGGAGGGCCTTCCGCTGGCACGGGTAAGCAAGGCGACGGGCGAGCTGGAGGTCCTCAGCCACCACGAGCACGGCCCGTTCCGACGGCTCTATCTCTCCCCCGACCAGGTCAGGGAGCAGTACGCCGGGCGGACCTTCGTGCCCGTGACCGGAGCGCTGACCCGCGCCCAGCTCGACGAGCTCGCCCGGCTCGACCGCAAGCTGGTGCTGCTGGCCCTGATCGGCACCGGCACGCCCGACCTTTCGCCGACCGCCACCGTCCGCGCGACCCTGCTCGCGGCCGACCGCCTGGGCGGCGCGGTGGTCGCCATCCCGCTCGCGAGCCACGGCGACCCCGAGGTCGACCACGACCTCGGCGTCCGGGTGGTCACCGCCTACGCCGGCCCGGACCCCGTCCACGCCCTTGCCGAGCCCGACCCCACGTCGGTCGAGCCTGTCGAGACCACGGAAGGCCCTACGCCCACCCACTCCACGCCGGTCGAGCCTGTCGAGACCACCCTCACCGACCTCTACCCCGACGACATCGCCGCCATCGTCGCGGCCGACCAGCCGCCCCCCGACGAGCAGGGCCTGGTGCTGTTCTTCACCGGCCTCTCCGGGAGCGGCAAGTCGACGCTGGCCCGCGCGCTGATGGACCGGATCCTCGAGCAGACCGACCGACCGGTCACCAGCCTCGACGGTGACGTCGTCCGTCGCCACCTCTCGGCCGGTCTCACCTTCTCCAAGGCGGACCGGGAGACCAACATCCGCCGCATCGGCTGGGTCGCAGCCGAGATCTCCCGCCACGGCGGGATCGCCGTCTGCAGCCCGATCGCCCCCTTCGCCGAGACCCGGGAGCAGGTGCGCGAGATGGTCGACGCCGCGGGCGGTGCCTTCTTCCTGGTCCACGTGGCCACGCCGCTCGAGGAGTGCGAGCGACGCGACCGCAAGGGCCTCTATGCCAAGGCGCGGCGCGGCGAGATCCCGGAGTTCACCGGCATCTCCTCCCCCTACGAGGAGCCGGACGACGCCGTCGTGCGGGTCGACACCACCGGCCGCTCCATCGAGGACGCCCTTGACGACGTCACCCACGCGCTCCGTGAGCACGGCTACCTCGACCTGCAGGACGCGCCGCCGTGACCGAGCCCCTCAGGGTGCTCTTCGTGTGCACCGCCAACATCTGCCGCTCCCCCTTCATGGAGCTGCTGGCCGACTCGCTCGCCGACGAGAGCGTCACGGTGAGCAGTGCCGGCACCCACGGTTTCGACGACCACGAGATGGATCCGGTGATGGCGGCGCAGCTGACTGCTCGCGGCTTGACCAGCCGCGGGTTCCGCAGCCGGTCCCTCACCCGCGAGCTGGTCGACGCCGCCGACCTGGTGCTGACGGCCGAGGGAGCCCACCGCACGATCATCCTGGCCGACCAACCGGGCGCGTTCCGCAAGGTGTTCACCCTCGGCCAGTTCGCAGCGGCGGTCGAGGACTCCGGCGACGCCACCGGACACGCCCTTCTCGAGACCGTCGGGACCCGCCGACCCCCGGCCGACCCCGACCTCGACGTGGTCGACCCCTACGGCCGCGGGACCGAAGCAGCCGCGACGGCCTCGGACCAGATCGAGGCGCTGGTGCGCGTCGTCATCCCCGCCCTCACCCGATCCGGGAGGATCAGCGCATGATGGACCTGCTCACCACCGCTTTCTTCGCGATCCTCGCGGCCGGCTTCCTGGTCGGGATCGTCGTCGGTCTGACCGGCATGGGCGGTGGCGCCCTGATGACCCCGGCCCTGATCTTCCTCGGCGTCGGCGACGCCGCCACCGTGGTCACGGCCGACCTCACCGCCGCCGCGGTCTACAAGACCGGTGGCGCCGTGGTGCACCAGCGGGAAGGGACGCCCAACCTCACGCTCGCCAAGTGGCTGATCATCGGGTCCGTCCCCACCGCCCTTCTCGGGCCCTATCTCGTGTCGTGGATGACCGAGGACACCGACGAGCTCAACCGGGTCCTCAAGCTCTGCATCGGTTTCGCGCTGCTGCTCGCCGCACTCACCTACGCGCTGCGGCTGTGGATCAACCTGCGACGCGTCCGGGCCGGCAAGCACGAGGAGAACGACAACCCCAAGATCCGGATTGTCCCCACCCTGCTCGTCGGCGCCGTCGGTGGCCTCCTGGTCGGCATCACCAGCGTCGGCTCCGGCTCGGTCATCATGATCTGCCTGCTGATGCTCTACCCCGGCCTCTCCGCCGCGAAGCTGGTCGGCACCGACCTCGTGCAGGCGGTACCGCTGGTGCTCGCGGCCGCGCTGTCCAACATCGCCCTCCACGGCCTCGACTGGGGCGTGCTGATCCCGCTGCTCATCGGCTCCGTGCCCGGCACCATCCTCGGCGCCCGGCTGGCGCCTCGGGTCAAGCAGTCGTTCATCCGCCGCGGCATCGTCGTGGTGCTGACCATGTCTGGCGTGGCCCTGCTCGACAAGGCCGGCTGGGCCCCGCTCGGCGCCGGCGAGGACGAGACCTCGCCGCTGCTGATCGCCGTGGTTGGTCTCGTGATGGTGTTCCTGGTGCCCCTGGTCTGGGGCGTCATCCGCCGGACCCAGGGCATGCCCATGTTCGGCTCCCCCACGGTCGCCGAGCTCGAGGATCCGAGCTATCGGCCCGGCATCGTCGGGATGAAGAAGATCTGATCAGCAGGCGCTGCTGAAGCCCCACCGGTTGCGGCCCGGGACCACGCTGGGGGTCATCTCGAGCACGCCGTCCGCTGTCTGGCCGGGGCCGGTCTCCATGTCCCACCGGACCACCACGTCGTCGGTGGACGAGAGTGCCGCCACCACGGTCGCGACGGGGCGACCGTCGAGCTCGACGATCTTGGTGAACTTGTCGACGCGCTCACCGTTGAGCCGGATCTCCCCGATCGACCCCCCATGGGGGGCGTAGATCCGCATGAGCACGAGCTGCGACCCCGGCGTGGTGCCATACCTGCCGCCCCCGGTCACGTAGTCCGGCAGCACCCGCGCGTCCCGCGGCGAGATGGACTGGCGGAGCGTCACCGAGCCCTGGAGAGATTGGCGCCCATCCTGACAACCGCCCGCACTGACGTCGCCGTAGTAGCGCAAGAAGTAGGACATCTTCGAGCCGGTTGCGTCGTTGAGCGCGACATGGACATGGGGGGTCTCCCCGTCGTCACCGGGAAGCGCCCCGAGAACGTCGGAACCCGCGAGGAGCTCGGCCTCGGCGTTCTCGAACGGCGCCACCAGGAGTCGGCCCTCGGCTGACGCGCGAGACAGACCCTGAACGAGATCGACGGGCGACTCCGGGTCGCCGGTGACGGCGTCGAAGACCGCCCGGGCGGTGTCGGCGAAGAGCCGGTCCTGCTCCCCCGGTGTCAGCTCCAGATAGGGGCGGTGGAGCAGCTCATCGACGATGTTGTCGGGCGTGAGTGTCGTGCCGCGCGTCTCGACTGGTCCGGCACCCCCGAGGAGGTAGGAGAGGGCAACCGGGTCGAGGGCGACAACCCCGTCCAGGGGCTCCTCCGGGTAGTCCAGGGCGAATCGCTCGCGCCAGAGCTCGGCGGCGCGAGGGAAGTCCGGCGTGAAGTTGGCGTTGACGAAGTAGGTGCCGTGGACGTCGCCGTAGATGCCTCGCTCCGCCTTCGACAGACCCACGGGCTCGGGGAGCACGGCGAACCCGCCTCCGGCGCCCTGGCGCGCCATCCGAAGCCGGCCCCGGTCAGCTTCGACGGTGGCCCACGACCCGGGTAGACCACCGGTCGCCCTGATCTCGGCGTTGTTCTGGAAGATCAACAGATAACGCCTCGGCTCGTCGCCGCCCAGCATGGTCGGCAGCGCTCTCGTTGCCGTGAGGCCAGACGCGAGGGCCGCATCGGCGTCGGTGACCATCTCGACGTACTCCTCGAACTGCTCGCGGACGGCGCCGGAGAGGTCGCTCGCCTCGATACCGGCCACCTCGTCCCGTGCCAACGCGACCGCACCATGAGCCTGCGCGACGGGGGCCTGCAGCTGCCGGGCGACGCCGATGGCGACCCGACCGTCGTGGCTCAGGCGGGGGAGCAGGTCGAGGACCGTGGCGAGCGGGTCGAGCCCGCGACCGGTGAGCGTGTCGAGCGAACCACTCAGCGCGCGGACCGCGGCGGCATCGTCTCCCACCACGGGAACCCGCGTCATCACGGACCACCAGAGACCGTCCGTGTGCTCGGCTGCGTCTGCCGCTGCCGCGCGGAGGTCGTCCGCAGCGTCACGCTGCGCTTGCTGGCCTTCATCCGCGGTCTGCCGGAGTCGCTCGGCGGCCGAGCGCGCATCGAGCAGATCGGAGCGGACCTGGAGCACCAGCCAGCCGGTGTGGGTCCCGGCGGCCAGGACGGCAAGCAGCGCAGTCAGGACCAGGAGGCGTCGGGGGGTGAGCACGTTCGCGCTCATTCCAGGCGTGCCGACGCCCCAGCCGTCACCACGGCCGAGGCGTCAGCGCCAGGGTCTGACCGCTCAGCGACGGCCGCGCGGGCGAACGCGCTGCTCGAACGTGTCGCGGCAGTTCGTGTAGACGGAGTCTCTGGGGGTGGAGTTGAACCACACCCGCACGATGTAGTTGCCCCGGGGCAGCTTCTTGCGGAACGAGTACTTGTTCCAGCCGGGCCCGTTGTAACGGCGCCGGTGCTCCGCCACGATCAGGCCGTTGCGCGCGCGCTCGTACGTGAAGGTCGCCCATCCCTGGGGCTCGCCGGGGTCGACACGGAGCTTGACCTTGGCCGGGGCCCCGACCCGGGGGCTGTTGATGGCCTGGCCGGTGCAGGTCGTGCTCACCGAACCCGGGTACGGCGGCGGTTCGGTGGCCCCGCCCCGGGGCGGTTCGGCGGCCGACTGAGAAGCCGACACCCCTACCAGCCCGCTGGCCACCAGCACGCTCATGGCAACGTAGCTCGTCAACTTTCGCATGAGATCTCCCACGATTTTGCGAATGGTGGGCTTACTCAAGCACAGGCTGTCCCCGGATGCAGTCACTTCCGGGGCACGGCGGGGAGGTGGGTGCGGGCTGCCGGTTGAGACCGGGATTTGAGCCCCCGCCGGAGACCCCGGCTAGCATGGCTCCGCCCAGCACGAGGAGAGGTACCCCAAGCTGATGAGTGCACCCCCGACGCATGTCGACTACCAGCTGAGCCAGCTCGACCAGCTGGAGGCGGAGTCGATCCACATCTTCCGTGAGGTCGCCGCCGAGTTCGAGAAGCCCGTCCTGATGTTCTCGGGCGGCAAGGACTCCATCGTGATGCTCCGGCTCGCGGAGAAGGCCTTCTTCCCGGCCAAGATCCCGTTCCCGGTGCTGCAGGTCGACACCGGCCTCGACTTCCCCGAGGTGCTGGAGACCCGCGACCGCTGGGTGAGCCGCCTCGGCGTCAACCTGGTGGTCGCGAGCATCGACGAGGCCATCGAGAAGGGCATCGTCGTCGACGACGGCAAGACCTCCCGCAACCGCCTTCAGATCGGCACCCTGCTCAACGCGATCGAGGAGAACGGTTTCACCGCCGCCTTCGGTGGCGGTCGCCGCGACGAGGAGAAGGCCCGGGCCAAGGAGCGCGTCTACTCCCACCGCGACGAGTTCGGCCAGTGGGACCCCAAGAACCAGCGCCCCGAGCTGTGGAGCCTCTACAACGGCCGGCTCCACGAGGGCGAGCACATGCGGATCTTCCCGATCTCGAACTGGACCGAGCTCGACGTATGGTCCTACATCGCCCGCGAGGGCATCGAGATCCCCAGCATCTACTTCGCCCACCAGCGACGGGTCTTCGAGCGCGGCGGGATGCTGATGACCGAGACCCCGCTCAACCCGTGCAAGGACGGCGAGGTCGCCGAGGAGCGCACCGTCCGCTTCCGCACCTGCGGCGACATCACCCTGACCGGCTGCGTGGAGTCCACGGCCAGCACGGTGGAGGAGATCATTGAGGAGATCGCCGTCGCCCGCGTCACCGAGCGCGGCGCCACCCGCGGAGACGACAAGTTCTCCGAGGCCGCCATGGAGGACCGCAAGAAGGAGGGCTACTTCTGATGGCCCAGAGCGACACCGAGATGACCACCGGCGAGCAGGCCGTGGAGAACGTCACCCAGAACATGGACTTGCTGCGGTTCGCGACCGCCGGCTCTGTCGACGACGGCAAGTCGACCCTGATCGGGCGGCTGCTGCTCGACTCGAAGTCGATCTTCGAGGACCAGCTCGAGGCCGTGGAGTCGTCCTCGCAGGCCAAGGGCTACGACTACACCGACCTGGCGCTGCTGACCGACGGCCTGCGTTCGGAGCGCGAGCAGGGCATCACCATCGACGTGGCCTACCGCTACTTCGCGACGCCCAACCGCAAGTTCATCATCGCCGACACCCCCGGCCACATCCAGTACACCCGCAACATGGTCACCGGCGCCTCGACCGCCGACCTCGGGCTGGTGCTGGTCGACGCGCGGCAGGGCCTGACCGAGCAGAGCCGTCGCCACGCGGTGCTGCTGTCGCTGCTGCGGGTGCCCCACCTGGTGCTGGCGATCAACAAGATGGACCTGGTGGACTACTCGCAGGAGATCTACGAGAAGATCCACGCCGAGTTCAAGCAGTTCGCGACCAAGCTCAACATCCCCGACCTCGAGGTCATCCCGATCTCGGCCCTCAAGGGTGACAACGTGGTCGAACGCAGCGAGCACATGCCGTGGTACTCCGGCTCGACGCTTCTCCACCACCTCGAGCACGTCCACGTGGCCTCCGACCGTGACCTCGTCGACGTCCGGTTCCCGGTGCAGTACGTCGTGCGGCCGAAGTCCGACGACTACCACGACTACCGCGGCTATGCCGGCCAGGTCGCCGGCGGCGTCCTGAAGCCGGGCGACGAGGTCGTCGTCCTGCCGTCGGGGATGACGTCGAAG
The genomic region above belongs to Nocardioides coralli and contains:
- a CDS encoding helix-turn-helix domain-containing protein, which translates into the protein MAKGKVGKTVGSLGDYLREQRLQARLSLRQLAEQAGVSNPYLSQIERGLRKPSAEVLAQIAKALRISAENLYLRAGIVSPEETPPPGDRAVELAILSDGKLTERQKQSLLDVYASFLALNTATTNPEE
- a CDS encoding asparaginase; its protein translation is MSAPVTVAEIVRSGFVEGHHYGSLLALRADGSTDWSVGDVVSPVLPRSCNKPIQALAMVRLGLDLERELLALACASHSGEEIHVDGARRILKGAGLDESALQTPPDYPLDDEAREAVMRGGGGKAQVLMNCSGKHAAMLATCVVNGWDTATYRDPEHPLQVAIRETFSEMTGEPVTAVAVDGCGAPLLSTSLTGLARSFRRLALGLDGNDQDDERSRRVADAIRAHPEYVSGTRRDERELLTAIPGAIGKAGAESCYAVALPDGRAFALKTDDGAVRVRPVLMAAALERSGVLDEPGVDAEAVRRTGRFEVLGGGKPVGEIRACF
- a CDS encoding phosphomannose isomerase type II C-terminal cupin domain; this translates as MSSHEMSAERPWGRWSVLDEGPGYKVKRIEVSPGHRLSYQTHEHRSEHWLVVAGTATCIIDGETVVARLGEHVDVPVGAAHRICNNGDEQLVIIEIQRGHYTGEDDIVRLEDDYSRCGTS
- the cysC gene encoding adenylyl-sulfate kinase, whose protein sequence is MPPPSVPQHCPSPRELDDLELLASGALAPTAAFNEPGSPVTLTLPAELGEAETVELVDPEGLPLARVSKATGELEVLSHHEHGPFRRLYLSPDQVREQYAGRTFVPVTGALTRAQLDELARLDRKLVLLALIGTGTPDLSPTATVRATLLAADRLGGAVVAIPLASHGDPEVDHDLGVRVVTAYAGPDPVHALAEPDPTSVEPVETTEGPTPTHSTPVEPVETTLTDLYPDDIAAIVAADQPPPDEQGLVLFFTGLSGSGKSTLARALMDRILEQTDRPVTSLDGDVVRRHLSAGLTFSKADRETNIRRIGWVAAEISRHGGIAVCSPIAPFAETREQVREMVDAAGGAFFLVHVATPLEECERRDRKGLYAKARRGEIPEFTGISSPYEEPDDAVVRVDTTGRSIEDALDDVTHALREHGYLDLQDAPP
- a CDS encoding low molecular weight phosphatase family protein yields the protein MTEPLRVLFVCTANICRSPFMELLADSLADESVTVSSAGTHGFDDHEMDPVMAAQLTARGLTSRGFRSRSLTRELVDAADLVLTAEGAHRTIILADQPGAFRKVFTLGQFAAAVEDSGDATGHALLETVGTRRPPADPDLDVVDPYGRGTEAAATASDQIEALVRVVIPALTRSGRISA
- a CDS encoding sulfite exporter TauE/SafE family protein, with the protein product MMDLLTTAFFAILAAGFLVGIVVGLTGMGGGALMTPALIFLGVGDAATVVTADLTAAAVYKTGGAVVHQREGTPNLTLAKWLIIGSVPTALLGPYLVSWMTEDTDELNRVLKLCIGFALLLAALTYALRLWINLRRVRAGKHEENDNPKIRIVPTLLVGAVGGLLVGITSVGSGSVIMICLLMLYPGLSAAKLVGTDLVQAVPLVLAAALSNIALHGLDWGVLIPLLIGSVPGTILGARLAPRVKQSFIRRGIVVVLTMSGVALLDKAGWAPLGAGEDETSPLLIAVVGLVMVFLVPLVWGVIRRTQGMPMFGSPTVAELEDPSYRPGIVGMKKI
- a CDS encoding DUF4012 domain-containing protein, with the protein product MLTPRRLLVLTALLAVLAAGTHTGWLVLQVRSDLLDARSAAERLRQTADEGQQAQRDAADDLRAAAADAAEHTDGLWWSVMTRVPVVGDDAAAVRALSGSLDTLTGRGLDPLATVLDLLPRLSHDGRVAIGVARQLQAPVAQAHGAVALARDEVAGIEASDLSGAVREQFEEYVEMVTDADAALASGLTATRALPTMLGGDEPRRYLLIFQNNAEIRATGGLPGSWATVEADRGRLRMARQGAGGGFAVLPEPVGLSKAERGIYGDVHGTYFVNANFTPDFPRAAELWRERFALDYPEEPLDGVVALDPVALSYLLGGAGPVETRGTTLTPDNIVDELLHRPYLELTPGEQDRLFADTARAVFDAVTGDPESPVDLVQGLSRASAEGRLLVAPFENAEAELLAGSDVLGALPGDDGETPHVHVALNDATGSKMSYFLRYYGDVSAGGCQDGRQSLQGSVTLRQSISPRDARVLPDYVTGGGRYGTTPGSQLVLMRIYAPHGGSIGEIRLNGERVDKFTKIVELDGRPVATVVAALSSTDDVVVRWDMETGPGQTADGVLEMTPSVVPGRNRWGFSSAC
- the cysD gene encoding sulfate adenylyltransferase subunit CysD, which encodes MSAPPTHVDYQLSQLDQLEAESIHIFREVAAEFEKPVLMFSGGKDSIVMLRLAEKAFFPAKIPFPVLQVDTGLDFPEVLETRDRWVSRLGVNLVVASIDEAIEKGIVVDDGKTSRNRLQIGTLLNAIEENGFTAAFGGGRRDEEKARAKERVYSHRDEFGQWDPKNQRPELWSLYNGRLHEGEHMRIFPISNWTELDVWSYIAREGIEIPSIYFAHQRRVFERGGMLMTETPLNPCKDGEVAEERTVRFRTCGDITLTGCVESTASTVEEIIEEIAVARVTERGATRGDDKFSEAAMEDRKKEGYF
- the cysN gene encoding sulfate adenylyltransferase subunit CysN, which produces MTTGEQAVENVTQNMDLLRFATAGSVDDGKSTLIGRLLLDSKSIFEDQLEAVESSSQAKGYDYTDLALLTDGLRSEREQGITIDVAYRYFATPNRKFIIADTPGHIQYTRNMVTGASTADLGLVLVDARQGLTEQSRRHAVLLSLLRVPHLVLAINKMDLVDYSQEIYEKIHAEFKQFATKLNIPDLEVIPISALKGDNVVERSEHMPWYSGSTLLHHLEHVHVASDRDLVDVRFPVQYVVRPKSDDYHDYRGYAGQVAGGVLKPGDEVVVLPSGMTSKISKIDRFDEEIDEAFPPMSVTVHLEDDVDVSRGDMIARIKNAPKPAQDIDAMVCWMTNTPLRPRQKLAIKHTTRTGRTMVKDIQYRLDVNTLHRDQDATELELNEIGRVQLRTTVPLLCDPYSKNRTTGSFILIDEATGVTVGAGMINTGS